The following are from one region of the Stigmatella ashevillena genome:
- a CDS encoding metallophosphoesterase, translated as MTSRLLRLPDSGRLLVATDIQGNLRDFQRMVTLLEDAPQDTVLVFTGDMVHGPDSLTEQQWPDYLGTPYKDESPEVIQAFLRAQARFPGRVHCLMGNHEHAHVGGPRTAKFHADEAQVLEERMNPDEVLTLRSLFQQLPLVAAAPNGVVLLHAAPSAPLRSLAQLEDVKLEGYFGWGIEEFFRESVLGPMLWSRMATAEQARAFLSVLGGRIAIYGHDVVREGYERIGLEQLCVSTSFALLDEHKTYVQLDLGTVYPDVQMLREGIELRRLYG; from the coding sequence GTGACTTCCCGCCTCCTCAGGCTCCCCGATTCCGGCCGGCTCCTGGTCGCTACCGACATCCAGGGCAACCTGCGGGACTTTCAGCGCATGGTCACGCTCCTGGAGGACGCTCCCCAGGACACCGTGCTCGTCTTCACCGGCGACATGGTGCACGGGCCCGACTCGCTCACCGAGCAGCAGTGGCCGGACTACCTCGGCACTCCCTATAAGGATGAGTCTCCCGAGGTCATCCAGGCCTTCCTCCGCGCCCAGGCCCGCTTCCCAGGGCGCGTCCACTGCCTGATGGGCAACCACGAGCACGCCCATGTGGGCGGCCCGCGCACCGCCAAGTTCCACGCGGACGAAGCCCAAGTGCTGGAGGAGCGCATGAACCCGGACGAGGTGCTGACCCTGCGCAGCCTCTTCCAGCAGCTGCCCCTGGTGGCCGCGGCCCCCAACGGCGTCGTCCTGCTGCACGCCGCGCCCTCCGCCCCCTTGCGCAGCCTGGCGCAGTTGGAGGACGTGAAGCTCGAGGGCTACTTCGGCTGGGGCATCGAGGAGTTCTTCCGCGAGTCCGTGCTGGGCCCCATGTTGTGGAGCCGCATGGCCACCGCGGAACAGGCCCGCGCGTTCCTCTCCGTGCTGGGCGGCCGCATCGCCATCTACGGCCATGACGTGGTGCGCGAGGGCTACGAGCGCATAGGGCTGGAGCAGCTCTGCGTCTCCACCAGCTTCGCGCTCCTGGACGAGCACAAGACGTATGTGCAGTTGGACCTGGGCACGGTCTACCCGGACGTCCAGATGCTGCGGGAGGGCATCGAGCTGCGGCGGCTGTACGGCTGA
- a CDS encoding DUF4388 domain-containing protein has protein sequence MEHIKGSLSHYPMDVTVPALLARKVEGTLRVERGAVARYFLFRGGFLVGESSNVPSEHLGQVLVDLDILDAPRAALAFEAAELARLPYGAFLVRQQFVELPRLQEALEHKAREAFFDCYNWDSGEVEFTLQMPSMEQAVELKLSLASLHRDAVERLREWKVFREIFTGMDTTFRVFHEYALGSFSEEESSLLNRADSGATLAELLASGAEPRIFVARRLLHLYRRGAISPHQHEGVVLSESADVPEMLSMARRFMDVGKYDHALEVAAQVLERGPVQEAHALYRAAEISLTLASCDELFALDGRLVFEPLPRPLPASLTADDLYLYSKLRGSVTIRQALRTAAMGEAAASRSMHRLLAMGLLRIVPPMGELEPQRKTDPYGFLPALEV, from the coding sequence ATGGAGCATATCAAGGGGAGCCTGAGCCACTACCCCATGGACGTGACGGTGCCGGCCCTCCTGGCTCGTAAGGTCGAAGGCACACTCCGGGTGGAGCGCGGCGCGGTGGCCCGGTACTTCCTCTTCCGGGGAGGCTTCCTGGTGGGCGAGAGTTCCAACGTGCCCAGCGAGCACCTGGGGCAGGTGCTGGTGGATCTCGACATTCTCGATGCGCCCCGGGCGGCGCTTGCGTTCGAGGCGGCGGAGCTGGCGCGGCTGCCCTATGGGGCCTTCCTGGTGCGGCAGCAGTTCGTGGAGCTGCCCCGGCTGCAGGAGGCCCTGGAGCACAAGGCGCGCGAGGCCTTCTTCGACTGCTACAACTGGGACTCGGGCGAGGTGGAATTCACCCTGCAGATGCCCTCGATGGAACAGGCGGTGGAGCTGAAGCTGTCGCTGGCGAGCCTGCACCGGGACGCGGTGGAGCGCCTGCGGGAGTGGAAGGTGTTCCGGGAGATCTTCACCGGCATGGACACCACCTTTCGCGTCTTCCACGAGTACGCCCTGGGCAGCTTCTCCGAGGAGGAGTCCTCGCTCTTGAACCGGGCGGACAGCGGGGCCACGCTGGCCGAGCTGCTCGCCTCGGGCGCGGAGCCGCGAATCTTCGTGGCGCGGCGGTTGCTCCACCTCTACCGGCGCGGGGCCATCTCGCCCCACCAGCACGAGGGGGTGGTGCTCAGCGAATCCGCGGATGTGCCGGAGATGCTGTCGATGGCCCGGCGGTTCATGGACGTGGGCAAGTACGATCACGCGCTGGAAGTCGCCGCGCAGGTGCTTGAGCGAGGGCCGGTGCAGGAGGCCCATGCCCTGTACCGGGCGGCGGAGATCTCCCTGACGCTGGCCTCGTGTGACGAGCTGTTCGCGCTGGATGGACGGCTGGTCTTCGAGCCCCTGCCCCGCCCTCTTCCCGCCTCGCTCACGGCGGACGATCTGTACCTGTACTCCAAGCTGCGGGGCAGCGTGACCATCCGTCAGGCCTTGCGCACGGCGGCCATGGGGGAGGCGGCCGCTTCCCGGTCGATGCACCGGCTGCTGGCCATGGGGCTGCTGCGCATCGTCCCTCCAATGGGCGAGCTCGAACCGCAACGCAAGACGGATCCCTACGGCTTTCTCCCCGCGCTGGAGGTTTGA
- the scpB gene encoding SMC-Scp complex subunit ScpB — MTTGRKTDKGPPPGTPGGPGPFSEDEIAAVTGPGDAGDLDEVEAIAIEEDAGPDLETSFEKLVQKSRRLSEDRIRTVLQSVLFVADKPLTVDQLFESTGIDRELIAKALNQISGLHRDGVNGIVLHEVADGWQFRTDPHSAEYVRRYLRVKPQRLTRAAVETLAIIAYRQPVTRPEVEDIRGVDCGAVIKALMDRKLVKILGKKEEVGRPILYGTTREFLEFFALKDLASLPTLREFHELTQEHREIVEKEVAPVPGAAGTVEALSDPGFQKRLDKNAAASEAALEKLEEAIEAAEKTQKATSGLLTNTPPKPPEEGSPGPKPE, encoded by the coding sequence GTGACTACCGGTAGGAAGACGGACAAGGGCCCACCCCCTGGGACGCCCGGTGGCCCCGGCCCCTTCTCCGAGGACGAGATCGCCGCCGTCACCGGGCCCGGGGACGCGGGCGACCTGGACGAGGTGGAGGCGATTGCCATCGAGGAGGACGCCGGGCCGGACCTGGAGACGTCCTTCGAGAAGCTCGTCCAGAAGAGCCGGCGGCTGTCCGAGGACCGCATCCGCACCGTCCTCCAGAGCGTGCTGTTCGTGGCCGACAAGCCGCTGACGGTGGACCAGCTCTTCGAGAGCACCGGCATTGACCGGGAGCTCATCGCCAAGGCGCTCAATCAAATCTCCGGCCTGCACCGCGATGGCGTCAACGGCATCGTCCTGCACGAGGTGGCGGACGGGTGGCAGTTCCGCACGGACCCCCACTCGGCGGAGTATGTGCGGCGCTACCTGCGCGTGAAGCCGCAGCGGCTCACCCGGGCCGCCGTGGAGACGCTGGCCATCATCGCCTACCGGCAGCCCGTCACCCGGCCCGAGGTGGAGGACATCCGCGGGGTGGATTGCGGCGCCGTCATCAAGGCGTTGATGGACCGCAAGCTGGTGAAGATTCTCGGAAAGAAGGAAGAGGTGGGCAGGCCCATCCTCTATGGCACCACGCGCGAGTTCTTGGAGTTCTTCGCGCTCAAGGACCTGGCCTCTCTGCCAACGCTCCGGGAGTTCCACGAGCTGACGCAGGAGCACCGGGAGATCGTCGAGAAGGAGGTCGCTCCAGTACCGGGGGCGGCCGGTACGGTGGAGGCCCTGTCGGACCCGGGCTTCCAGAAGCGGCTGGACAAGAACGCGGCGGCATCCGAGGCCGCGTTGGAAAAGCTGGAAGAGGCCATCGAGGCCGCCGAGAAGACGCAGAAGGCCACCAGCGGCCTGTTGACGAACACGCCCCCGAAACCTCCCGAAGAGGGGAGCCCGGGGCCCAAGCCCGAATAA
- a CDS encoding segregation and condensation protein A, translating to MTDDRREPPDEGSGDTEVPRSPGDAFRIALPNFEGPLDLLLHLIREHRLDIFDIPIALIIEKYLEYLERMRELNLDIAGEFLVMASTLAHLKSRMLLPRQEAAPLEASEAAVEEASDPRAELVRRLLEYQKYKDAAEQLARQDLLGRDVYTRNVPVEAIPIPEEEVGLQEFSVLKLIEALDRVLERLVPKVQHEVVLERVSLSDALLKVAERVRTEGQVAFTSLFTKESTRQEVVVTFLAILEMVKRRLIRVVQEEPLKDIILTPNGDALERLVPTEVDESDYR from the coding sequence GTGACCGATGACCGCCGGGAGCCGCCCGATGAGGGCTCCGGCGACACCGAGGTGCCCCGCTCGCCCGGGGACGCCTTTCGCATCGCCCTGCCCAATTTCGAGGGTCCGCTCGACCTGCTGCTCCACCTCATCCGGGAGCACCGGCTCGACATCTTCGACATCCCCATCGCCCTGATTATCGAGAAGTATCTGGAATACCTGGAGCGGATGCGGGAGCTGAACCTGGACATCGCCGGGGAATTCCTGGTGATGGCCTCCACGCTGGCGCACCTCAAGAGCCGGATGCTGCTGCCTCGCCAGGAGGCTGCCCCCCTGGAGGCCTCCGAGGCAGCCGTGGAGGAGGCGAGCGATCCTCGCGCGGAGTTGGTGCGCCGGTTGTTGGAGTACCAGAAGTACAAGGATGCGGCGGAGCAGCTTGCCCGGCAGGACTTGCTGGGCCGGGACGTGTACACGCGCAACGTGCCGGTGGAGGCCATTCCTATCCCCGAGGAGGAGGTGGGGCTGCAAGAGTTCTCCGTCCTCAAGCTCATCGAGGCCCTGGACCGGGTGCTCGAGCGGCTGGTCCCCAAGGTGCAGCACGAGGTGGTGCTCGAGCGCGTCAGCCTCTCGGATGCCCTGCTGAAGGTGGCCGAGCGGGTGCGCACCGAGGGGCAGGTGGCCTTCACCAGCCTCTTCACCAAAGAGAGCACGCGGCAGGAAGTCGTTGTGACGTTCCTCGCGATCCTGGAGATGGTAAAGCGGCGCCTCATCCGCGTGGTCCAGGAGGAACCGTTGAAGGACATCATCCTGACACCCAACGGCGACGCCCTGGAGCGGCTGGTCCCCACGGAGGTGGACGAGAGTGACTACCGGTAG
- a CDS encoding carbohydrate binding domain-containing protein: protein MKSGWSAAWKRLVVGGSAWALGLGGLSCVVEEAVSVPESAEVLQSTEVALETGASRTISIAGQPFTLTWEDDFGGDLNKGQAKSFLNTAYWSKENLGVNYEQQAYTNRECVDHPTNWNYCVENGKLTLLARKEPLDCVVWQQCTASSQCGTNGTCAATGYCIYDQNRNGVFDHEECAPFNGTANGPANGQQYTSGRIKSDEKVEFRYGYIEFRARMPFADLPAGATPPNGMWPAIWMLGANGAISNGTRDDSAGWPMTGEIDIMEYSQIKENKALYPQNEAMGFNALWREIPESGEMAAAPGGWQANACSDWPNGGDAKCDGDVGGARVQWPGKTIDYHQWHTWGFLWDENGFKIYIDNLPQNGGTPVGSFSIGDSATEFRQPMFLILNNAIGGELGCLGWSNRSCTSSAQCANGAACSGGKCQETPASCINVDWAAHGDKAKLEVDYVRWFHRNSGYPQAAKASCQDSDGNGTADNIIRNCGFNEDYTYHRSDLFFEGGGGLTDINNEGGTRGMVQWVRIDNGGSQPYSVQIRQEGFQLNAGTQYKWKVDLKSSVARTLPIKIAQPAAPYGVISTFNCNVGTGWTTCTGPNFTPTATGLYKFEIDAGGGTAYNNTQVWVDDMYLGATSNACQPECTGKTCGSDGCGGVCGTCRSGTSCASWGQCTASTGTCTPSCSGKTCGSDGCGGTCGTCSTGNTCNASGQCTPNTCTPSCSGKACGSNGCGGTCGTCGSGTTCNTSGQCIPSTPTAVRLEAENATLTGCFAEAGGDSGGKVVAFEGNDTVCWSNVTLTGRTTATAHVGAPYPDGQGQLKFNGTVIGTVKLATATGGWSSPALTDISTAISASGTGTLCLTGVTHPNGWIFSVDYLDLK from the coding sequence ATGAAAAGTGGCTGGAGCGCCGCTTGGAAGCGGCTCGTGGTAGGCGGCAGCGCCTGGGCCCTGGGCTTGGGTGGACTGAGCTGTGTGGTGGAAGAGGCCGTCTCGGTTCCTGAATCGGCCGAGGTCCTCCAGAGCACCGAGGTTGCCCTGGAGACCGGGGCCTCCCGGACGATTTCCATCGCGGGCCAGCCCTTCACGTTGACGTGGGAGGATGACTTCGGTGGCGACCTGAACAAAGGCCAGGCCAAGTCCTTTCTCAACACCGCCTACTGGTCCAAGGAAAACCTGGGCGTCAATTACGAGCAGCAGGCTTATACGAATCGGGAATGTGTCGATCACCCCACCAACTGGAACTACTGTGTGGAGAACGGCAAGCTGACCCTGCTGGCCCGTAAGGAGCCGCTGGATTGTGTTGTCTGGCAGCAATGTACCGCCAGCAGCCAATGTGGAACCAACGGCACCTGCGCGGCCACCGGTTACTGCATCTACGACCAGAACCGGAACGGCGTCTTCGATCACGAGGAGTGCGCGCCCTTCAACGGCACCGCCAACGGGCCGGCCAACGGCCAGCAGTACACCTCGGGCCGCATCAAGAGCGACGAGAAGGTCGAGTTCCGCTACGGCTACATCGAGTTCCGTGCGCGCATGCCCTTCGCGGATCTGCCTGCCGGTGCCACGCCCCCCAACGGCATGTGGCCGGCGATCTGGATGCTCGGCGCCAACGGGGCCATCTCCAATGGCACCCGTGATGACAGCGCTGGCTGGCCCATGACGGGCGAGATCGACATCATGGAGTACTCGCAGATCAAGGAGAACAAGGCGCTCTATCCCCAGAACGAGGCGATGGGCTTCAACGCCCTGTGGCGTGAGATTCCCGAGTCGGGCGAGATGGCGGCGGCTCCCGGCGGCTGGCAGGCGAACGCGTGCAGCGATTGGCCCAACGGCGGCGACGCGAAGTGCGACGGGGACGTGGGCGGCGCGCGCGTGCAGTGGCCTGGCAAGACGATCGACTACCACCAGTGGCACACCTGGGGTTTCCTCTGGGACGAGAACGGCTTCAAGATCTACATCGACAACCTGCCGCAGAATGGCGGCACGCCCGTGGGCTCCTTCAGCATCGGCGACAGCGCGACCGAGTTCCGTCAGCCGATGTTCCTCATCCTCAACAACGCCATCGGCGGTGAACTCGGGTGCCTGGGGTGGTCCAACCGCTCCTGCACCTCCAGCGCGCAGTGCGCCAATGGCGCGGCGTGCTCGGGTGGCAAGTGCCAGGAGACCCCCGCCTCGTGCATCAACGTCGACTGGGCGGCCCATGGAGACAAGGCCAAGCTCGAGGTGGACTACGTGCGCTGGTTCCACCGCAACTCGGGCTACCCGCAGGCCGCCAAGGCCTCGTGCCAGGACAGCGATGGCAACGGCACGGCCGACAACATCATCCGCAACTGCGGCTTCAACGAGGACTACACCTACCACCGCAGCGACCTGTTCTTCGAAGGCGGCGGAGGCCTCACCGACATCAACAACGAGGGCGGTACGCGCGGCATGGTGCAGTGGGTGCGCATCGACAACGGGGGTTCGCAGCCCTACAGCGTGCAGATCCGCCAGGAGGGCTTCCAGCTCAACGCGGGCACCCAGTACAAGTGGAAGGTGGACCTGAAGTCGAGCGTGGCCCGCACCCTCCCCATCAAGATCGCCCAGCCGGCGGCTCCCTACGGCGTCATCTCCACCTTCAACTGCAACGTGGGCACGGGCTGGACCACGTGCACCGGTCCGAACTTCACCCCCACCGCCACGGGCCTCTACAAGTTCGAGATCGACGCGGGTGGCGGCACGGCCTACAACAACACCCAGGTGTGGGTGGATGACATGTACCTGGGCGCCACCAGCAATGCCTGCCAGCCCGAGTGCACGGGCAAGACGTGTGGCAGCGACGGCTGCGGCGGCGTCTGCGGCACCTGCCGCTCGGGAACCTCCTGCGCGAGCTGGGGCCAGTGCACCGCTTCCACGGGCACCTGCACCCCGTCGTGCTCTGGCAAGACGTGTGGCAGCGATGGCTGCGGCGGCACCTGCGGCACCTGCTCCACGGGCAACACCTGCAACGCCTCTGGCCAGTGCACCCCGAACACCTGCACCCCGTCGTGCTCCGGCAAGGCGTGTGGCAGCAACGGCTGCGGCGGCACCTGCGGCACCTGCGGCTCGGGCACCACCTGCAACACCTCCGGCCAGTGCATCCCCTCGACGCCCACGGCGGTGCGCCTCGAGGCGGAGAACGCCACGCTGACCGGCTGCTTCGCCGAAGCGGGCGGTGACAGCGGTGGCAAGGTCGTGGCCTTCGAGGGCAACGACACCGTCTGCTGGAGCAACGTGACGCTGACGGGCCGCACCACGGCCACGGCGCACGTGGGCGCGCCCTACCCCGATGGTCAGGGGCAGCTGAAGTTCAATGGCACCGTCATCGGCACGGTCAAGCTGGCCACCGCCACGGGCGGCTGGAGCAGCCCCGCCCTGACGGACATCTCCACGGCGATCTCCGCCAGCGGCACGGGCACCCTCTGCCTCACGGGTGTCACGCATCCGAACGGGTGGATCTTCTCGGTGGACTACCTGGATCTGAAGTAG
- the trpS gene encoding tryptophan--tRNA ligase, whose translation MRILSGVQSSGRLHIGNYYGAIRQFIQLQSEGEALYFIANLHALTTVREPAKAEEFTREAALAYLSLGLDPSRAILFRQSDVREVLELYWILGTVVPHANLERAHSYKDKTAKGISPDFGLFAYPVLMAADILLYSADVVPVGKDQVQHIEFARDWAVKFNLTYVPGYDPADPEGKQKGHAPGILKLPEARLQESTATVMGVDGQKMSKSYGNTIDIFGDEKEIKKRFMSIKSDSTPVEAPKPTEGSALYDLMKVMLPPAEFAAADATWRAGGKGYGEYKKLLLEAFHATFGPARQRREELLRDPGELERLLQDGARRAREKAAPLMDQVRRAVGIS comes from the coding sequence ATGCGGATCCTCTCCGGCGTTCAGTCCTCGGGCCGGCTGCACATTGGCAACTACTACGGGGCCATCCGGCAGTTCATCCAGCTGCAGAGCGAGGGCGAGGCGCTCTACTTCATCGCCAACCTGCATGCGCTCACCACGGTGAGGGAGCCCGCCAAGGCGGAGGAGTTCACCCGGGAGGCGGCGCTCGCGTACCTGTCGCTGGGGTTGGATCCCAGCCGGGCGATCCTCTTCCGGCAGAGCGACGTGCGGGAGGTGCTGGAGCTGTACTGGATCCTCGGCACCGTGGTGCCCCACGCGAACCTGGAGCGGGCCCACAGCTACAAGGACAAGACCGCCAAGGGCATCAGCCCGGACTTTGGCCTCTTCGCCTACCCGGTGCTGATGGCCGCGGACATCCTGCTCTACAGCGCGGACGTCGTCCCGGTGGGCAAGGATCAGGTGCAGCACATCGAGTTCGCGCGCGACTGGGCGGTGAAGTTCAACCTCACCTATGTCCCCGGGTACGATCCCGCCGACCCGGAGGGCAAGCAGAAGGGCCACGCCCCCGGCATCCTCAAGCTCCCGGAGGCCCGGCTCCAGGAGAGCACCGCCACGGTGATGGGCGTCGATGGGCAGAAGATGTCCAAGTCCTACGGCAACACCATCGACATCTTCGGGGACGAGAAGGAGATCAAGAAGCGCTTCATGAGCATCAAGTCGGACTCCACGCCCGTGGAGGCCCCCAAGCCCACCGAGGGCAGCGCCCTCTACGACTTGATGAAGGTGATGCTCCCTCCGGCCGAGTTCGCCGCCGCGGATGCCACCTGGAGGGCCGGGGGCAAGGGGTACGGGGAGTACAAGAAGCTGCTCCTGGAGGCCTTTCACGCCACCTTCGGGCCCGCGCGCCAGCGCCGCGAGGAGCTGCTCCGGGACCCCGGTGAGCTGGAGCGCCTCCTTCAGGACGGAGCCCGGCGGGCACGCGAGAAGGCCGCCCCCCTGATGGACCAGGTCCGCCGCGCCGTGGGTATCTCCTGA